Genomic DNA from Roseburia intestinalis L1-82:
GTAGTTGACCCATGGTGCCGGTGTATCCGGTCTTGTGATCACATATTCTTTTTTACTTTCATCAAAATATCCGTATTTCATACTGCCCTCCATAATTATACTATTTCATTCCTGCTTTCTATTGCTATGATACCTTAACTATAAAGGTTATCTGAAAATAGTTATACAAAATATGTCCTTAAAATAACAGATTCATGACCTGTCCTTTGCAGATATACTATGGTCAAAAAAATTTTCAATATATCAGAAAATTACCGGATATTTTTGTGTGCTTTTTAATTTATAAGACGTAATTTCTTATAAAAAACGCAGGAATCCTCTCTGCAGATTCCCGCGTTTTCCATTTTTCTATGCAATGGCTGTTTTCTTCTGTTATTTCATAAATCCAAACAGCCCTTTTTTCTCATATGGTTCTTTTCTGACTGCACCTGACTCATATCCTGTTCCGTCAATGACAGCCTTTAATTCCTGCTCATCAATATCCTGCTCCGTGATGATCACGGTCTGTTTTTTACTGTGAGAGGAAGATACTTTTTTGACCGGAAATGCGCCACGAACCGCTTCATTTACATGATTTTCGCACATTCCGCACTGCATTCCATCTACATCCACTGTAATCTTTAACATATTTACTCCCTGATCTGTCAGCCCGCTTCCTCACAGTCGCAGGACTGTACTACGACGCTTTTAATTCTTTGTTTATCGATATAACCACATGCTTTCAAACCTGCAAGCACTACCGCATTCCAGCTTTTTGCCGATAATTCCTTTATGGTATCATCATCAAGCTCGATCGTACATGCCTTTTCTCTATCACATACCGCCCCACATGCGATACGATACATATTTTTTCTACTGATAGCCCCGATTTCTTCTAATAAATTGACCATGCGATAAACAGTTGCCGCCCCGATTCCCGGATCAACTTCTGCTGCTCTGTAATAGATTTCCTTGCAGCAAGAACAATCTTCATTGAGAATCACGTCCAACAGCATCAGACGCTGCTTGGTAATACGACAACCCTGTTCTCTCAATCTTTGAATGACAATTTCTTTCTGCATCTGGGTTCTGTGGTAATTTGCCGTCTCATGATTTTTCTTTTTCTGACTGTTTACTCCTGCCGTCATGGTCTCCTCCTATATTAATG
This window encodes:
- a CDS encoding heavy-metal-associated domain-containing protein, translated to MLKITVDVDGMQCGMCENHVNEAVRGAFPVKKVSSSHSKKQTVIITEQDIDEQELKAVIDGTGYESGAVRKEPYEKKGLFGFMK
- a CDS encoding Fur family transcriptional regulator gives rise to the protein MTAGVNSQKKKNHETANYHRTQMQKEIVIQRLREQGCRITKQRLMLLDVILNEDCSCCKEIYYRAAEVDPGIGAATVYRMVNLLEEIGAISRKNMYRIACGAVCDREKACTIELDDDTIKELSAKSWNAVVLAGLKACGYIDKQRIKSVVVQSCDCEEAG